The DNA window ACATGTCCGCCCACTGACCATAACACCTGATGGGCGACTTTGGATGCAATATGATTCAGAGTATCCCTCTACTAATTCCGGTATCCTTTGGTATGATGGAGTAACAGTAGAAGCCTTACCCTCTTCACCAGGGGGCGTACCACAATGGGGTGGATTGCCAACAGCACCATCAAAGACATGAAGTTCGTCCGACTGCCAATGGCTATGAGTTATGGATGAGCTGCCTTGGCAGAGGAATTGCAGTATTGGATGTGGTTACAGGTACTGTTGGGGTTCAGGAATCTGCCAGCAACTGGCCGGAAACTTCAATGACAGCAAAGCCTAATCCTGCAAGCGAAAAGGTTGATATCAGCTTCCTTCTGAAGAATTCAGGAAGAGCAAATTTATCTGTCTATGATTTACATGGACGACTCGTAAAGGAGCTGTCGAATGAAA is part of the Bacteroidales bacterium genome and encodes:
- a CDS encoding T9SS type A sorting domain-containing protein, producing the protein MDCQQHHQRHEVRPTANGYELWMSCLGRGIAVLDVVTGTVGVQESASNWPETSMTAKPNPASEKVDISFLLKNSGRANLSVYDLHGRLVKELSNETMEKGVNTIQWDLLNQSGSMTGKGVYIARLTADGNTESIKIVVR